A stretch of DNA from Natrinema salaciae:
CGGCTCGAGGACGGAAACCGGCACAACCGTTTTCGTGTATCGGCACACAGTCACGTGTATGAAGGTGTTGCTGGGTCTCGGCGGCAGCGACGAGTCGGTGAAGACGCTCCGACGGACCATCGAGCGGACGCGCGACGTCGGTGACGACCTCACCGTCGTCGTCGTCGACAAACCCGAATCGAAACGCGCACAGGACGAGATGTACCAGCAGGCGGTCGACCGGCTCGCGGACGCGGGCCTCGAGGAGGTCACGGTCGAGAAACTCGAGGGCGATCCCGGCAGTTCCCTCGTCAATTACGCCGAGCGGGGAGAGTACGACCAGCTGGTCATCGGCGGCGGTACCCTGAGTCCGATGGGAAAGATTCAGCTCGGCCCGATCACCGAGTTCGTCCTGTTGAACGCGCCGACCACGGTCAAACTGGTGCGATAACGATGGCCGGGTCGCGTCAGTATCCCGACGAGCCGGTCGGTCCCTTCCCCTCGCCGCCGACGACGATCGAGGACCGAGAGGGTCGGTCGATCGGAATACGGGCACCGACGCCGTTCACGGGCGACACCCTCTCGGACGTCGTCGACATGTACGATCAGTTCGATCCGACCGACCGAGCGCAGGGGATCCCGCCGACCGGCGAGGACCGCATCCGAAACTGGCTCGAGACGATCGGCGAGGACAGCGTCAACGTCGTCGCCCGCCACGACGGTGCCGTCGTCGCACACGCGATGCTCGTCCCCGACACCGACGATCCGTCCGCCATCGAGCACAGGGAGGACATCGAGTGGGAGCTGGCGATCTTCGTCCTGCAGGCGTACCAGCGGGCCGGCATCGGGACGACGCTGCTGAAAAACCTGCTCGGCCACGCCGCCGACAGCGGCATCGAGCGGGTCTGGCTGACTGTCGAACGCTGGAACAATCCCGCGATCGCCCTCTACGAGCGCGTCGGGTTCGAAGCAACCGGCACCGAGAGCTTCGAGCAGGAGATGGCCATCCTGCTCGAGTCCGAGAGCGACGACGATCGGTGATCGGAGAGTGGTGATCGCGGATCGATGATCGATGATCGCACGCCACGTCCGCCCCGGCGGCGATCGGTCACGGAGACACCGCGGTCAGACCGACAGTACCGGCTGACTCGCGTACGAGAGGACGTACTCGGCGGCCTTCTCGAGGACCTCCGCCTCGGTTTCGGTGACCGGTTCCCGGGGGAGGACGATGAAGTCGGCGTCGACGGCGTCGGCGGTGTCGAGGACGACGTTGCCCGGATGGCGCGTCTTCCGTGTCTGCGAGAAGCCGTCGTCGACGGACGTGACGAGCGGAACGTCGGCGTCGGCGGCGATCGCACCGACGTCGTCGAAAAAGCCCTGGGTGTTCTCCGCGACGTCGGTCTCGTCGACCGTGCCAGCGTCCAATCCCCGGACGACGCCGCGTCCGAGGACGAAAAGCGCGTGCACGGAGGCATCG
This window harbors:
- a CDS encoding universal stress protein, with the translated sequence MKVLLGLGGSDESVKTLRRTIERTRDVGDDLTVVVVDKPESKRAQDEMYQQAVDRLADAGLEEVTVEKLEGDPGSSLVNYAERGEYDQLVIGGGTLSPMGKIQLGPITEFVLLNAPTTVKLVR
- a CDS encoding GNAT family N-acetyltransferase; translated protein: MAGSRQYPDEPVGPFPSPPTTIEDREGRSIGIRAPTPFTGDTLSDVVDMYDQFDPTDRAQGIPPTGEDRIRNWLETIGEDSVNVVARHDGAVVAHAMLVPDTDDPSAIEHREDIEWELAIFVLQAYQRAGIGTTLLKNLLGHAADSGIERVWLTVERWNNPAIALYERVGFEATGTESFEQEMAILLESESDDDR
- a CDS encoding universal stress protein; translated protein: MDASEPFSVDTVLAPVDGSAESATAVEYAVAVADRYDASVHALFVLGRGVVRGLDAGTVDETDVAENTQGFFDDVGAIAADADVPLVTSVDDGFSQTRKTRHPGNVVLDTADAVDADFIVLPREPVTETEAEVLEKAAEYVLSYASQPVLSV